One window of Solwaraspora sp. WMMA2056 genomic DNA carries:
- a CDS encoding D-arabinono-1,4-lactone oxidase encodes MTAAVTNWAGNVTFAARQIHRPGSVEELRRIVAGADRLRVLGTGHSFNRLADTDGDLVSLANLPTEVTIDAASSTVTAGGGIRYGELAAHLHAHGYALHNLASLPHISVAGACATATHGSGQHNGNLATAVRALDLVTADGDLVRLDHTHPDFAGAVVSLGGLGVVTSVTLAIQPTFDVAQYVYEGLTRDALVAHWPQIAASGWSVSLFTDWSSTDVDQVWVKRRTDADAAPVDADGWGLTAADGPRHPVPGMPAENCTSQLGVAGPWHNRLPHFRLDFTPSSGAELQSEWLVPADDVVAAFDAVAGLRERIAPVLQTCEIRTVAADELWLSMNYRRDAVAIHFTWVADTTAVLPVVTAIEQVLAPYAPRPHWGKLFTVDADVLAGRYERWSDFADLLVRYDPAGVFHNDFLDRYFPR; translated from the coding sequence ATGACCGCAGCGGTCACCAACTGGGCGGGCAATGTCACCTTCGCCGCGCGCCAGATCCACCGTCCGGGCAGCGTCGAGGAACTGCGGCGGATCGTGGCCGGGGCGGACCGGCTGCGGGTGCTCGGCACCGGGCACTCGTTCAACCGGCTCGCCGACACCGACGGCGACCTGGTCAGCCTGGCCAACCTGCCGACCGAGGTGACCATCGACGCCGCGTCGTCGACAGTGACCGCCGGCGGCGGCATCCGCTACGGCGAACTCGCCGCGCATCTGCACGCCCACGGCTACGCGCTGCACAATCTGGCCTCGCTGCCACACATCTCCGTCGCCGGGGCCTGCGCCACCGCCACCCACGGCTCCGGCCAGCACAACGGCAACCTCGCCACGGCGGTGCGTGCGCTGGACCTGGTGACCGCCGACGGCGACCTGGTCCGGCTCGACCACACCCACCCGGACTTCGCCGGCGCGGTGGTCAGCCTCGGCGGACTCGGCGTCGTCACCAGCGTCACGCTCGCGATCCAGCCGACCTTCGATGTGGCGCAGTACGTCTACGAAGGGCTCACCCGGGACGCACTCGTCGCCCACTGGCCGCAGATCGCGGCCAGCGGCTGGAGCGTCAGCCTGTTCACCGACTGGAGCAGCACCGACGTCGACCAGGTGTGGGTGAAACGGCGTACCGACGCCGACGCTGCCCCGGTGGACGCCGACGGGTGGGGGCTGACGGCGGCCGACGGGCCGCGTCACCCGGTGCCCGGGATGCCGGCCGAGAACTGCACCAGCCAGCTGGGGGTGGCCGGCCCGTGGCACAACCGGCTGCCGCACTTCCGGCTGGACTTCACCCCGAGCAGCGGTGCCGAACTGCAGTCGGAGTGGCTGGTGCCGGCCGACGACGTGGTGGCCGCGTTCGACGCGGTGGCCGGGCTGCGGGAGCGGATCGCCCCGGTGCTGCAGACCTGCGAGATCCGTACGGTCGCCGCCGACGAACTGTGGCTGAGCATGAACTACCGGCGCGACGCCGTCGCGATCCACTTCACCTGGGTGGCCGACACCACGGCGGTGCTGCCGGTGGTCACCGCCATCGAGCAGGTACTCGCGCCGTACGCGCCCCGGCCGCACTGGGGCAAACTGTTCACCGTCGACGCCGACGTGCTCGCCGGCCGCTACGAGCGGTGGTCCGACTTCGCCGACCTGTTGGTCCGCTACGACCCGGCCGGGGTGTTCCACAACGACTTCCTGGACCGCTACTTCCCCCGCTGA